A genomic stretch from Setaria italica strain Yugu1 chromosome VII, Setaria_italica_v2.0, whole genome shotgun sequence includes:
- the LOC101769559 gene encoding two-component response regulator ORR42, whose protein sequence is MAFKNQGSSPSALVIEDIKVDSVVLLRMLQKLNCEVTVARNGEEAVDLFLRGKIFDIVFSDQDMPVMTGPEAVAKIRAMGATEVKIVGISADFGGMEAFMQAGADVFVPKPMKLQTLESLIQDVIRKKNMSG, encoded by the exons ATGGCGTTCAAGAACCAAGGGTCTTCTCCAAGTGCTCTAGTCATTGAGGATATCAAAGTTGACTCTGTGGTTCTCCTGCGTATGCTGCAAAAGCTTAACTGCGAAGTTACTGTTGCTCGTAATGGGGAAGAAGCTGTTGACCTTTTCCTCCGAGGGAAAATATTTGACATTGTTTTCTCTGATCAGGACATGCCTGTAATGACGGGTCCTGAG GCTGTGGCCAAGATACGTGCCATGGGAGCTACTGAGGTGAAGATCGTTGGGATCTCAGCAGATTTTGGTGGCATGGAGGCGTTCATGCAAGCTGGTGCTGATGTGTTTGTGCCCAAACCCATGAAGCTTCAGACTCTCGAGTCTTTGATCCAGGATGTCATCCGCAAGAAGAACATGAGCGGCTAA